A DNA window from Ornithobacterium rhinotracheale DSM 15997 contains the following coding sequences:
- the rpe gene encoding ribulose-phosphate 3-epimerase — protein sequence MAIVAPSMLAADFLHLDKDIQMVNESPAEWFHLDIMDGVFVPNISYGMPVIEAIRKATDKFLDVHLMITQPERYTQTFKACGADLLSVHYEACPHLHRNIQQIKNEGMQAGVALNPHTPVHLLGDIIQDLDLVLIMSVNPGFGGQKFIENTYKKVAEVKDLILQKNASALIEVDGGVDASNAAKLTECGADVLVAGSAVFKAENPLAIIEKLQNA from the coding sequence ATGGCGATAGTAGCACCTTCTATGCTGGCGGCAGATTTTCTACATTTAGACAAAGACATTCAAATGGTAAATGAAAGCCCTGCCGAGTGGTTTCATCTTGATATTATGGATGGCGTTTTTGTACCCAATATTTCTTACGGAATGCCTGTGATAGAGGCGATCCGCAAAGCGACCGACAAATTTCTAGATGTGCATTTAATGATTACCCAGCCCGAACGCTATACGCAGACTTTTAAAGCTTGTGGTGCCGATTTGCTAAGCGTGCACTATGAAGCTTGTCCGCACTTGCACCGAAATATTCAGCAGATTAAAAACGAAGGAATGCAAGCGGGTGTGGCGCTGAATCCGCATACACCTGTGCATTTGCTTGGCGACATTATTCAAGATTTGGATTTGGTTTTAATTATGAGTGTGAATCCTGGATTTGGCGGACAAAAGTTTATTGAGAATACTTATAAAAAGGTAGCCGAAGTAAAAGATTTAATTCTACAAAAAAATGCTTCCGCCCTCATCGAAGTAGATGGTGGTGTGGATGCGAGCAATGCTGCAAAACTCACTGAATGTGGTGCTGATGTTTTGGTAGCGGGAAGTGCCGTTTTTAAAGCTGAAAATCCTTTAGCAATCATAGAAAAATTACAAAATGCCTAG
- the fsa gene encoding fructose-6-phosphate aldolase, with protein MKFFIDTANLDQIQEAQDLGILDGVTTNPSLMAKEGITGKENILKHYQKICELVTGDVSAEVIATDFDGMVKEGEELASLHEQIVVKIPMIKDGVKAIKYFADNGIRTNCTLVFSTGQALLAAKAGATYVSPFVGRLDDISQDGMQLIADIRTIYDNYAFETEILAASIRNPMHINQCALIGADVVTSPLNAILALLNHPLTDKGLAQFLADYKKGN; from the coding sequence ATGAAATTTTTTATAGACACAGCCAATTTAGACCAAATTCAAGAAGCACAAGATTTGGGCATTTTAGATGGTGTAACGACCAATCCTTCGCTCATGGCAAAAGAGGGAATCACGGGGAAAGAAAATATTTTGAAGCATTATCAAAAGATTTGCGAACTCGTTACGGGAGATGTGAGTGCCGAAGTCATTGCCACAGATTTTGATGGCATGGTGAAAGAAGGCGAGGAGCTGGCAAGCCTACACGAGCAAATTGTAGTAAAAATCCCAATGATTAAAGACGGGGTGAAAGCGATAAAATATTTTGCCGATAACGGAATTAGGACTAACTGTACACTAGTATTTTCCACAGGGCAAGCCTTGTTGGCAGCCAAAGCGGGGGCGACTTATGTTTCGCCATTTGTGGGGCGTTTAGACGACATTTCGCAAGATGGCATGCAATTGATTGCAGATATCCGCACGATTTATGACAATTATGCTTTTGAAACAGAAATTCTTGCCGCATCGATTAGAAACCCAATGCACATCAATCAATGTGCGCTAATTGGAGCAGATGTAGTGACTTCGCCATTGAACGCGATTTTAGCATTGCTTAATCATCCATTGACAGACAAAGGATTGGCACAATTTTTAGCCGATTATAAAAAAGGAAATTAA
- the recF gene encoding DNA replication/repair protein RecF (All proteins in this family for which functions are known are DNA-binding proteins that assist the filamentation of RecA onto DNA for the initiation of recombination or recombinational repair.) produces MYLKKIHLINFKNFEEKELEFSPKINAFVGNNGVGKTNLLDAVYYLSLFKSYFNASDAQNIRISQDFFFVEGWFFKNQKEEWVQCGVKKGEKKNAKRNQKTYERIADHVGEFPVVIISPYDRDLITEGSDVRRKFVDRIISQSDSVYFNHLLRYNKVLSQRNALLKYFAANHSFDALQLSIFDEEILKLGKDIFEKRKDFLASFQPKFQKYYAFISQEKEEVEIVYQSDLEVNPETYLEESLIKDKLVQYTTQGVHKDDLKFNIRGHLIKKFGSQGQQKSFLIALKLAELEIIKEQKNVTPILLLDDIFDKLDESRVEQLIKLVNEEHFGQIFISDTHPERTQSIIAKINDDHKVFKL; encoded by the coding sequence ATGTATTTAAAAAAGATTCACTTAATCAATTTCAAGAATTTCGAGGAGAAAGAATTGGAGTTTTCCCCAAAGATTAACGCCTTTGTGGGGAACAATGGCGTGGGCAAAACCAATTTGCTCGATGCGGTGTATTATTTGAGCCTTTTTAAAAGTTATTTCAACGCCAGCGATGCCCAAAATATTAGGATTTCGCAAGATTTCTTTTTTGTGGAAGGTTGGTTTTTCAAAAATCAAAAAGAAGAATGGGTGCAGTGTGGCGTGAAAAAAGGCGAAAAGAAAAATGCCAAACGCAACCAGAAAACCTACGAGCGCATTGCCGACCATGTGGGGGAGTTCCCCGTGGTGATTATTTCGCCCTACGATCGCGATTTGATTACCGAGGGCAGCGATGTGCGTCGAAAGTTCGTTGATCGCATCATTTCGCAATCAGATTCGGTGTATTTCAATCATTTATTAAGATATAATAAGGTGCTTTCTCAGCGTAATGCCTTGCTCAAATATTTTGCCGCCAATCACAGTTTTGATGCTTTGCAACTTTCGATTTTTGATGAAGAAATTTTAAAATTGGGCAAAGATATTTTTGAAAAAAGAAAAGACTTTTTAGCATCATTTCAGCCCAAATTTCAGAAATATTATGCCTTTATTTCGCAAGAAAAAGAGGAGGTGGAAATCGTGTATCAATCTGATTTGGAAGTGAATCCTGAAACTTATTTAGAGGAATCTTTAATTAAAGACAAATTGGTGCAGTACACCACGCAGGGCGTGCACAAAGATGATTTGAAATTTAATATTCGAGGGCATTTAATCAAAAAATTCGGTTCGCAAGGACAGCAAAAATCTTTTTTAATTGCATTGAAATTAGCGGAATTAGAAATCATCAAAGAACAAAAAAATGTAACGCCGATATTGCTTTTAGACGATATTTTTGATAAATTAGACGAGTCGCGTGTGGAGCAATTGATAAAATTGGTAAATGAGGAGCATTTTGGGCAAATTTTTATATCCGATACGCACCCCGAGCGCACCCAATCAATCATTGCCAAAATCAATGATGACCACAAAGTGTTTAAATTATAA
- a CDS encoding DUF721 domain-containing protein — protein sequence MKKKQNLVSLAEGLSNFVDKYGYRNQVKESQVIDAWHVQMGDFVKNMTETIFVKNQVLYVRLTSPAFKSEFSYGKAKIIAHINESLGEEYLKDVHFI from the coding sequence ATGAAGAAAAAACAGAATTTAGTGAGTTTGGCAGAGGGACTTTCCAACTTTGTAGATAAATATGGCTACCGCAATCAAGTGAAGGAGAGCCAAGTCATCGATGCATGGCACGTGCAAATGGGCGATTTTGTGAAAAATATGACCGAGACGATTTTTGTTAAAAATCAAGTTTTATATGTTCGATTGACTTCTCCTGCGTTTAAATCAGAATTTAGTTATGGCAAAGCCAAAATCATAGCTCATATCAACGAAAGTTTGGGCGAAGAGTATTTAAAAGATGTACACTTTATTTAG
- the obgE gene encoding GTPase ObgE: protein MQDNFIDHVRISVASGKGGAGSAHLRKEKYVPKGGPDGGDGGRGGNIIVVGNSHRWTLFHLRYTRHLKAENGGNGGKQRSTGADGEDVYIEVPLGTVVKDEQGHQLFEITEDGQKEVLLHGGRGGLGNWHFRTSVNQTPRYAQPGEPGKEMQATFELKVLADVGLVGFPNAGKSTLLSVLTAAKPKIGDYEFTTLTPNLGIVEYRNHDSFVMADIPGIIEGASEGKGLGHRFLRHIERNALLLFLIPADAKDYAREYEILKHELENYNKELLDKDFVIAISKSDMLDDELKAEIAKQLPKDVPHVFISSVAQTGLQELKDLLWKKLNEKFT, encoded by the coding sequence ATGCAAGACAACTTTATAGACCATGTAAGAATCAGTGTAGCCAGCGGGAAAGGAGGAGCTGGTTCTGCACATTTGCGCAAAGAAAAATATGTGCCCAAAGGAGGTCCTGATGGGGGAGACGGTGGGCGTGGAGGAAACATTATTGTCGTGGGCAATAGCCACCGCTGGACACTTTTCCATCTAAGATATACACGCCACCTAAAGGCTGAAAATGGTGGAAATGGTGGCAAGCAACGAAGCACGGGTGCCGATGGCGAAGATGTATATATCGAAGTGCCGCTTGGTACAGTAGTAAAAGATGAGCAGGGGCATCAGCTGTTTGAAATCACTGAAGATGGGCAAAAAGAAGTGTTGCTCCACGGTGGGCGTGGAGGGCTCGGAAACTGGCATTTTAGAACATCGGTAAACCAAACACCTCGCTATGCGCAACCAGGCGAGCCTGGCAAGGAAATGCAAGCTACTTTTGAGCTAAAAGTGTTGGCAGATGTGGGTTTGGTAGGGTTCCCAAATGCTGGAAAATCTACGCTGCTTTCGGTGCTTACGGCAGCCAAACCGAAGATTGGGGATTATGAATTTACGACACTCACCCCGAATTTGGGAATTGTAGAATATCGCAATCACGACTCATTTGTGATGGCGGATATTCCGGGGATTATTGAAGGAGCATCGGAGGGTAAAGGTTTAGGACATAGATTCTTACGACACATTGAACGAAATGCACTTTTATTGTTTTTGATTCCAGCAGATGCTAAAGATTATGCAAGAGAATATGAAATCTTGAAACACGAGCTAGAGAATTATAACAAAGAATTGCTCGATAAGGATTTTGTGATAGCCATTTCAAAATCGGATATGCTCGATGATGAATTAAAGGCAGAAATTGCTAAACAATTGCCTAAAGATGTGCCACATGTGTTCATTTCCTCAGTGGCACAAACGGGACTTCAAGAGCTCAAAGATTTACTTTGGAAAAAACTTAACGAAAAGTTTACTTAA
- a CDS encoding mechanosensitive ion channel family protein → MLILLQQQTNIANEAEKSLDLVKDSVQDHYDKLLSHLPSLIVGLLIIILGSLLAKIITGIYQKRFLNKANDPLMAKFLSRTVQLILFLISAMLALEVAGLSSVAGAILGAAGGAALILGFAFQDIGKNFLAGIILAFNRPFNINDSIQIDSHFGSVQAMNFRYTHIKTSDGRDIFIPNSDVLTKPVENYTIDGFYRMDFIVGIGYEDDIDQAKDIIQKILDEHPNVMKTATHKSFVIEDELAASAVNLKVLFWVATKDYKVASNVLRGRIIREVKNQLVAANINLPADIRELKLYGTEKNFAIKIDQDARNS, encoded by the coding sequence ATGCTTATATTACTACAACAACAAACAAACATTGCAAACGAGGCAGAGAAATCTTTGGATTTAGTAAAAGATTCTGTACAAGATCATTACGATAAACTTTTATCCCATTTGCCGAGTTTAATCGTAGGGCTTTTAATCATTATCCTAGGAAGCTTATTGGCAAAAATCATTACTGGAATTTATCAAAAGAGATTTCTAAACAAGGCAAATGATCCGCTGATGGCTAAATTCTTATCCAGAACCGTTCAGCTGATTTTATTCTTAATTTCTGCCATGTTGGCACTAGAAGTAGCGGGGCTTAGTAGTGTAGCAGGTGCTATTTTGGGGGCAGCGGGAGGAGCCGCGTTGATATTGGGTTTTGCTTTTCAAGACATCGGGAAAAACTTTTTAGCAGGAATTATTTTAGCCTTCAATCGTCCGTTTAATATCAACGATAGTATTCAGATCGATTCTCATTTTGGGAGCGTGCAAGCCATGAATTTTAGATATACTCACATCAAAACCTCAGATGGGCGAGATATTTTTATCCCTAACAGCGATGTGCTTACCAAACCTGTTGAAAATTATACAATTGACGGTTTCTACCGAATGGATTTTATCGTGGGAATTGGCTACGAAGACGACATTGACCAAGCTAAAGATATTATCCAAAAAATCCTAGACGAGCACCCAAATGTAATGAAAACTGCCACACACAAAAGTTTTGTGATTGAAGATGAATTGGCTGCAAGTGCTGTGAATTTAAAAGTGCTGTTCTGGGTAGCGACCAAGGATTACAAAGTGGCATCTAATGTGTTGCGAGGAAGAATCATTCGCGAAGTCAAAAATCAATTGGTGGCGGCAAACATCAATCTCCCTGCCGATATTCGTGAGCTTAAACTCTATGGCACAGAAAAGAACTTTGCAATAAAAATTGATCAAGACGCAAGAAATTCTTGA
- a CDS encoding YbaB/EbfC family nucleoid-associated protein, producing MDMMKMLGQLQESQQKIQNAKEAMKNEFLDEKSSDNLLEVKVSKAGRVKEIKIDDELLEDKEQLVDYLILTLNKALEKAQNQYDAELERVARQGMPQIPGMPF from the coding sequence ATGGACATGATGAAAATGTTGGGGCAATTACAAGAATCTCAACAAAAAATTCAAAACGCTAAAGAAGCTATGAAAAACGAATTTTTAGATGAAAAATCATCTGATAATTTGCTAGAAGTAAAAGTTTCAAAAGCGGGAAGAGTAAAAGAAATCAAGATAGACGACGAACTTTTGGAAGACAAAGAGCAACTAGTAGATTATTTAATCCTTACTTTAAATAAAGCACTTGAAAAAGCTCAAAATCAATATGATGCAGAACTGGAACGCGTGGCAAGACAAGGAATGCCACAGATTCCTGGAATGCCGTTTTAA
- a CDS encoding MFS transporter, which translates to MDKLKKQQFAWAFYDWANSVYSLVITTAIFPIYFGAVLSEQEGVKVFGIQFSDKDILYSYSITASFVIVVLLSPILSAISDQIGNKKRFLKIFSVLGSLGCASLFFFTNEETLWIGILGSITASVGYWGSLVFYNAYLPEIADKDRQDELSAQGFVYGYIGSAILLIFCLVMIMFVSKELTRYSFLLVALWWIGFAQYTFKHLPNSYTQPSHKTSKIWKHAHRELFKVGQELFKIQRLKYYLLAFFFLSVGIQTINYMASRFGDQELGLDSTNLIIAILLIQFVAVGGSYLFAYLSKKMGNLPALQVGLVIWAGICFSAFLIHRDDKYVTAEFYAMGAAVGLVLGGVQSLCRSSYSKLLPKSNDNTIYFSFYDIVEKLALILGSFIFAQVLYLMGSMQYSALCLGIFFILSIIFLRLIKK; encoded by the coding sequence ATGGATAAACTCAAAAAACAGCAATTTGCATGGGCGTTTTATGACTGGGCAAATTCGGTGTATTCATTAGTGATTACCACCGCGATTTTTCCGATTTATTTCGGGGCGGTGCTCAGCGAGCAAGAGGGCGTGAAAGTCTTTGGCATTCAATTTTCTGATAAGGATATTTTGTATTCTTATTCCATTACAGCATCATTTGTGATTGTGGTTTTGCTTTCGCCCATACTTTCCGCTATTTCAGACCAAATTGGGAATAAAAAGCGATTTTTAAAGATTTTTTCGGTTTTAGGTTCGTTGGGGTGTGCATCTTTGTTCTTTTTCACCAACGAAGAAACACTTTGGATAGGGATTCTTGGGAGTATCACCGCAAGTGTGGGCTACTGGGGGAGCTTGGTGTTCTACAACGCGTATTTGCCCGAAATTGCCGACAAAGATAGGCAAGATGAGCTATCTGCTCAAGGCTTTGTTTATGGTTATATAGGTTCAGCAATTTTGCTCATTTTCTGTTTAGTTATGATTATGTTTGTGAGCAAAGAATTAACGCGTTATTCGTTTTTGCTCGTAGCCCTTTGGTGGATTGGCTTTGCACAATACACTTTTAAACATTTGCCAAACAGCTATACTCAGCCCAGCCATAAAACATCTAAAATATGGAAACATGCACATCGCGAGCTTTTTAAAGTGGGGCAGGAACTCTTTAAAATTCAGCGATTAAAATATTATTTATTAGCATTTTTCTTTTTGAGTGTTGGTATTCAAACTATCAATTACATGGCAAGTAGATTTGGCGACCAAGAACTGGGCTTAGATTCTACCAATTTGATTATTGCCATACTTTTAATCCAGTTTGTGGCAGTTGGAGGCTCCTATCTTTTTGCTTATTTATCTAAGAAAATGGGGAATTTGCCAGCCCTACAAGTGGGGCTAGTCATCTGGGCAGGGATTTGTTTTTCCGCTTTTTTAATACACCGAGATGATAAATATGTTACGGCAGAATTTTATGCCATGGGGGCGGCAGTAGGCTTAGTTTTGGGCGGAGTGCAATCGCTTTGCAGAAGCTCTTATTCTAAGCTTTTGCCTAAATCGAATGACAATACCATTTATTTTAGTTTTTATGACATTGTAGAAAAATTAGCGTTGATTTTAGGAAGTTTTATATTTGCCCAAGTGCTTTATCTTATGGGGAGTATGCAGTATTCGGCGTTATGTCTGGGTATCTTTTTTATCTTGTCCATTATTTTTCTAAGATTAATTAAAAAGTAA
- a CDS encoding alpha/beta hydrolase: protein MMKRLLIFSIVMVFASCHNYKKTTDYYGGTKEFNLSYGENKRHRMDLFLPAFRDNKPLVVIIHGGGWILGEPWHLRGIQNFLHKKQYPTASITYRLANKKINYKDQLADVSQAIEFLKKNAKKYHLPSAPYIMLGESAGGHLTLMYAHEHPENVSKVISMSSPTDFYSKAYTDKKFYHWYTKRTMSIAVGDRYKLGEKIPESFKEASPLFNLANKPTLMFQGTTDLLVNKSQGFALDKALTEANIPHRLVVMNGAGHLPRYRPSWRNKVVFPEILNFIERDTQNLRIEKIEY, encoded by the coding sequence ATGATGAAAAGATTATTGATATTCTCAATCGTTATGGTATTTGCTTCATGTCACAATTATAAAAAAACGACAGACTACTATGGCGGAACCAAGGAGTTTAACCTCTCTTATGGCGAAAATAAAAGGCATCGCATGGATTTGTTTCTGCCTGCATTTAGGGATAATAAGCCACTGGTAGTCATCATTCATGGTGGCGGCTGGATTTTGGGCGAGCCTTGGCATTTGCGTGGCATTCAGAATTTTTTGCACAAAAAGCAATATCCTACAGCAAGTATCACTTATCGTTTGGCAAACAAAAAAATTAATTATAAAGATCAATTGGCAGATGTCTCACAAGCCATAGAGTTTTTAAAGAAAAATGCCAAAAAATATCATTTGCCATCTGCTCCCTATATCATGCTAGGAGAGAGTGCGGGCGGGCATTTAACGCTAATGTATGCGCACGAACATCCAGAAAATGTGTCTAAAGTGATTTCAATGTCATCGCCTACGGATTTTTACTCAAAAGCATATACCGATAAGAAATTTTACCATTGGTACACCAAGCGTACGATGTCTATCGCCGTGGGAGATAGATACAAACTCGGAGAAAAAATCCCCGAAAGTTTCAAAGAAGCAAGTCCGTTGTTTAATCTAGCAAATAAACCTACTTTGATGTTCCAAGGAACTACCGATTTATTGGTAAACAAATCGCAAGGTTTTGCACTAGACAAAGCTCTAACGGAGGCAAATATCCCACATCGTTTGGTAGTGATGAATGGGGCAGGGCATTTGCCAAGATATCGCCCAAGCTGGAGAAATAAGGTAGTTTTTCCTGAGATTTTAAATTTTATCGAGCGAGATACCCAAAACTTACGTATAGAAAAAATCGAATATTAA